Proteins from a single region of Juglans microcarpa x Juglans regia isolate MS1-56 chromosome 5S, Jm3101_v1.0, whole genome shotgun sequence:
- the LOC121267407 gene encoding uncharacterized protein LOC121267407, protein MEKGEESTRPTSSATRLASTTAMTQEILRPFYPYWSAYNSYMHGYHEMMPPTFFPPFAPRPNSDTYSWRNEQPTGVPFRPPIAYPYAPPIPYPGCSSNPKDMTEPSSSTRRSLFSSESNTYQDNSNVGDEFIEQEWVYTLYIEIGFIHSLS, encoded by the exons AtggagaaaggggaagaaagtACAAGGCCTACCAGCAGTGCTACAAGGCTTGCCAGCACTACTGCAATGACACAG GAAATACTAAGACCATTTTATCCATATTGGTCAGCATATAACAGCTATATGCATGGTTATCATGAGATGATGCCACCTACATTTTTCCCACCGTTTGCTCCTCGTCCAAATTCCGACACTTATTCATGGAGAAACGAG CAGCCAACGGGAGTACCGTTTAGACCACCAATTGCCTATCCTTATGCTCCTCCAATTCCCTATCCGGGATGTTCAAGTAATCCTAAGGACATGACAGAACCCTCCTCATCTACTAGGCGATCGTTGTTTTCTTCTGAAAGCAATACTTATCAGGATAACTCAAATGTGGGAGACGAGTTCATTGAACAAGAGTGGGTATACACTTTATATATTGAAATTGGGTTTATACATTCCTTATCCTGA
- the LOC121267405 gene encoding uncharacterized protein LOC121267405 yields the protein MEIIYSHCILIKTEGAISTYQVNDQLQVEGHIKRVTYQAYFNEEECEAKCMCGLFQMRGILCRYILAIFSVKDVQSMPSKYIMDRWWKDIKRRYALIRSSYDDLSNKQAARRYTNLIKLCYEVATNAAESDHYSMDMTQKLLAMNLSYTKTKAQPVIVNAEVNDVEMGSSKKVLSPHIVRGKGRPPSKRMAPTVEKVMRKPQTKRKQFETGAKRKRKNASQLQDEVLSGAPRTDEVLSTSGVVATTDEVLNTSGIAAVIDEVLNTSGVAAVTDEILNINGIQAATTDEVVFPGTQQSVISQMDLQHG from the exons ATGGAGATTATTTATTCTCATTGTATTCTCATCAAGACGGAAGGGGCAATTTCGACATATCAAGTTAATGACCAGTTGCAAGTTGAAGGGCACATTAAAAGAGTTACATACCAGGCATACTTTAATGAAGAGGAGTGTGAGGCAAAGTGCATGTGTGGACTATTTCAGATGAGAGGCATTTTATGCAGGTACATTCTTGCTATTTTCTCAGTAAAAGATGTTCAATCAATGCCTTCAAAGTACATTATGGATAGGTGGTGGAAGGACATTAAGCGTAGGTATGCTCTGATTCGAAGTAGTTATGATGATTTGAGTAATAAACAAGCTGCTAGAAGGTATACTAATTTGATTAAGCTGTGCTACGAAGTCGCTACAAATGCAGCTGAAAGCGATCATTATTCAATGGATATGACACAGAAGTTGTTGGCTATGAATTTGAGTTACACAAAAACCAAAGCGCAGCCTGTAATTGTGAATGCTGAGGTTAATGATGTTGAAATGGGAAGTTCGAAAAAAGTGTTGAGTCCTCACATTGTTAGAGGTAAGGGGAGGCCTCCATCAAAGAGGATGGCACCTACAGTAGAGAAGGTTATGAGGAAGCCACAAACTAAACGTAAACAGTTCGAGACCGGtgcaaagagaaagagaaaaaat GCAAGTCAACTTCAGGATGAGGTCTTGAGTGGCGCTCCAAGAACAGATGAGGTCTTGAGCACAAGTGGCGTTGTAGCAACAACAGATGAGGTCTTGAACACAAGTGGCATTGCAGCAGTAATAGATGAGGTCTTGAACACAAGTGGTGTTGCAGCAGTAACAGATGAGATCTTGAACATAAATGGCATTCAAGCAGCAACAACAGATGAGGTCGTATTTCCTGGCACACAACAAAGTGTCATTAGCCAG ATGGATCTTCAACATGGTTAG
- the LOC121267408 gene encoding 14 kDa zinc-binding protein: MSDESISSRLALLNSHLSPMASEKEAALAAVPSDSPTIFDKIINKEIPSKVVYEDDKVLAFRDISPQAPTHILIIPKVKDGLTGLSKAEERHFEILGRLLYTAKLVAKQEGLDDGFRVVINDGPNGCQSVYHLHIHLLGGRQMNWPPG, from the exons ATGAGTGATGAAAGCATAAGTAGCCGACTCGCTCTCTTGAATTCTCACCTGTCTCCAATGGCTTCCGAGAAAGAAGCTGCTCTTGCAGCCGTTCCCTCTGATTCTCCCACCAT ATTTGACAAGATCATTAATAAGGAAATTCCATCCAAGGTTGTATATGAGGACGATAAG GTCCTTGCTTTTAGGGACATATCTCCCCAGGCTCCCACACACATACTAATCATTCCTAAAGTGAAGGATGGGTTGACTGGACTATCCAAG GCTGAGGAGCGGCACTTTGAGATTCTTGGCCGCCTTCTTTACACTGCCAAGCTTGTTGCCAAGCAGGAAGGCCTGGATGATGGCTTCAGGGTTGTGATTAATGATGGGCCAAATGGAT GTCAATCGGTTTATCACCTTCACATCCACCTCCTTGGGGGACGACAAATGAACTGGCCCCCTGGCTAA
- the LOC121267188 gene encoding protein FAR1-RELATED SEQUENCE 5-like has product MCYGLMQEVDNSMVEEVPLSNHGNDDDGVIEPRPGMSFQTEHELLDFYKKYGKQIGFGVMTQRSKREDDGSVRYLTLGCARIGKARNRTSNVSKPRSTTKTDCKAKINAILLDGVLRITIVEAGGYDNLPFVEKDARNYIDKARHLRLGKGGVDALHGYFERMQYKNDGFYSLMDLDDDGRLKNVFWADACNRAAYGYFGDVVTIDTTYLINRYGMPFTPFVGVNHHGQSILFGACLISSEDTDTFVWLFETWLKCMDGRAPNAIIIDQDRAMKNAIAIVFPKTRHRYCLWHIMQKLLEKLGSHSKYNYGLKIALHKCVYDCQTSEEFEKSWEVFLDTYNLHENAWLQSLYSERMHWVPVYLKDTFWAGMSTTQRSESINAFFDGFVHSGTTLKEFVDQFDNALRKRGENEMAADFHSFNCTIPCITHLPMEKQFQELYTNSKFKKV; this is encoded by the coding sequence ATGTGTTATGGGTTAATGCAAGAGGTTGATAATTCAATGGTTGAGGAAGTACCATTGAGCAACCATGGAAATGACGATGATGGTGTTATAGAGCCGAGGCCAGGGATGTCATTTCAAACTGAGCATGAGCTTTTAGACTTCTATAAGAAATATGGAAAACAGATTGGATTTGGCGTAATGACCCAAAGAAGTAAAAGGGAAGACGATGGGAGTGTTAGGTATTTAACACTTGGTTGTGCTCGTATTGGTAAGGCAAGGAACCGTACTTCGAATGTTTCTAAACCAAGGTCGACAACGAAGACGGATTGTAAGGCTAAGATTAATGCAATCCTACTTGATGGGGTGTTGCGTATAACTATCGTCGAGGCAGGTGGATATGATAATCTTCCATTTGTAGAGAAGGATGCACGGAATTATATTGATAAGGCCCGACACCTTAGGCTTGGTAAAGGAGGTGTTGATGCACTCCATGGCTATTTTGAGAGAATGCAGTATAAGAATGATGGGTTCTATTCCTTGATGGATTTAGACGACGATGGAAGATTAAAGAATGTTTTTTGGGCCGATGCATGTAATAGAGCAGCATATGGGTATTTTGGGGATGTTGTGACAATTGATACAACATACCTAATAAATAGATATGGCATGCCATTCACTCCTTTCGTAGGTGTTAACCATCATGGACAATCAATACTTTTTGGAGCATGTTTGATTTCAAGTGAAGATACTGATacatttgtttggttatttgaGACTTGGTTGAAATGTATGGATGGGAGAGCACCAAATGCTATCATTATCGACCAAGATAGGGCCATGAAAAATGCCATAGCAATAGTCTTCCCGAAGACCCGACACAGGTATTGTTTATGGCACATCATGCAAAAACTATTAGAGAAGTTGGGTTCCCATTCTAAATATAATTATGGATTGAAGATCGCATTGCACAAATGTGTTTATGATTGCCAAACTTCTGAAGAGTTTGAGAAGTCTTGGGAGGTGTTTCTTGATACGTATAATTTGCACGAGAATGCATGGCTTCAAAGTCTATATAGTGAGAGGATGCATTGGGTTCCTGTATATCTAAAAGATacattttgggctggaatgagcaCAACTCAAAGAAGTGAgagcattaatgcattttttgatgGTTTTGTGCATTCGGGGACCACGTTAAAAGAGTTCGTTGATCAGTTTGACAATGcattgaggaagagaggagagaatGAGATGGCAGCGGACTTTCACTCATTCAACTGCACAATCCCATGTATAACTCATTTACCCATGGAGAAGCAATTTCAAGAATTGTATACTAATTCTAAATTTAAGAAGGTATAG